The Helicobacter anatolicus genomic interval ATTATATTTTGTGCATAATTCTATAAGAAAAGTTGTATTAATAGTGTTGTTTTTATAATATTCTAGAGGAATTTTTGTAGATTCTTCAACAGATAAAGAAGCGGCAAAATGTAATACACATTCAATGCTATAGGTATGAAAAATTTGTTCTAATTTTTCTTTATTATTTAAAGAATAATTGAAAAAAGTGATTCTATTTTTAAAACGATTTTGAAGATATTCTAGATTTTGTATAAAACCTGTTGAGAGATTATCTATTACTAAAAAATGATGATTGGTATTTTTTAAAAACTCTAGTAATGTATGCGAACCAATATATCCACAGCCACCAGTTACAAGAATAAAAGACATAATTTTACCTTTTTGATTTATTATATCTAAAGTAAAAAAAATATGTTAAATTAAAAAAAATCTAAATGGAGATAAAAATGGAAACAGCATATGATTATGAAATGGATCCAAGAGTATTGCGTATGTCTATTTTGGTAAATCCTTCAATGGCAAATTTTAGTGGTGTAATGCACGGAGGAGATTTATTAAAAATTTTAGATCAGGTTGCTTATGCTTGTGCAACAAGATATTGTGGTGTAGGTGTAGTAACAATGGCAGTAGATAGTGTGACTTTTAAACATCCTATCCCTATTGGTTCTTTATTGACTTTTTTAGCAAGTATAAATTATACGGGAAATACAAGTTGTGAAGTAGGAATCAAAGTAATC includes:
- a CDS encoding acyl-CoA thioesterase, which translates into the protein METAYDYEMDPRVLRMSILVNPSMANFSGVMHGGDLLKILDQVAYACATRYCGVGVVTMAVDSVTFKHPIPIGSLLTFLASINYTGNTSCEVGIKVISEDIKNKFVTHCNSCYFTMVAIEGGKKVKIPQFEPKTEIEKRRWNKAIERKKKMLQK